A region from the Oceanidesulfovibrio marinus genome encodes:
- a CDS encoding proton-conducting transporter membrane subunit: MSALIHQLPALLVAIPLLSAFVVTLLTWRNRDAAFPATVISMSLCAATAIALAVQVAMHGPVLYKMGDWAPPVGIAYYIDGLNALVLAIVSCAALINLIGTRPSVRLDYAGKEGSFYTLYLLCVTGHLGMVITGDAFNLYVLLEISALSAYSLLGWGRARAPLSTLNYLFIGTIGASFYLLGVGFLYIQTGTLNMADLASIIGTLGATPTIIAAFGLILSGILIKMAFFPAHGWLPNAYSNAGSPAAGLIAPMTTKVMVYVMIRMMLTVFSPHLVFDEGVLDEVLVIMASAAIVICGLMALSSKNLTRMLTYILIAEVGYMVGGAWLGNRIGMTGAVLHVINDAAMTLTMFMAAGCMTYKMGRLDFTRMQGAFSRMPFTMSAFVLGAIAMIGVPPTCGFFSKWYLILGALQGGHIEFVVALILSSLINVVLFFRIFEIGFFQPWPSGADSHGHPIRPAIAMSEAPASMVAPLMVSAVGLVVLGLLNSKLVAIIETALPASLH, translated from the coding sequence ATGAGTGCGCTAATACACCAGCTGCCGGCCCTGCTCGTGGCCATCCCCCTGCTGTCGGCCTTTGTCGTAACGCTGCTCACGTGGCGTAATCGCGACGCCGCGTTCCCCGCAACGGTCATCAGCATGTCGCTGTGCGCCGCCACCGCCATTGCTCTGGCAGTGCAGGTGGCCATGCACGGCCCCGTGCTCTACAAGATGGGCGACTGGGCTCCGCCTGTGGGCATCGCCTACTACATCGACGGCCTCAACGCCCTGGTGCTGGCCATTGTCTCCTGCGCCGCGCTGATCAACCTCATCGGCACGCGGCCCTCGGTCCGGCTGGACTACGCCGGCAAGGAAGGCTCGTTCTACACGCTGTACCTTCTGTGCGTGACCGGGCACCTGGGCATGGTGATAACGGGCGACGCGTTCAACCTCTACGTGCTGCTTGAGATCTCCGCCCTCTCCGCCTACTCGCTGCTGGGCTGGGGCAGGGCGCGCGCGCCGCTCTCCACGCTCAACTACCTGTTCATCGGCACCATCGGCGCGTCCTTCTATTTGCTGGGCGTGGGCTTCCTCTACATCCAGACCGGCACGCTGAACATGGCCGACCTCGCCTCGATCATCGGCACTCTGGGCGCCACGCCCACGATCATCGCGGCCTTCGGCCTGATTCTCTCGGGCATCCTCATCAAGATGGCCTTCTTCCCGGCGCACGGCTGGCTGCCCAACGCGTACTCCAACGCCGGCTCCCCGGCGGCCGGGCTCATCGCGCCCATGACCACCAAGGTCATGGTCTACGTGATGATCCGCATGATGCTCACCGTGTTCTCGCCGCATCTCGTGTTTGATGAAGGTGTGCTGGACGAGGTGCTTGTCATCATGGCCTCGGCGGCCATCGTCATCTGCGGGCTCATGGCCCTCTCCTCCAAGAACCTGACGCGCATGCTCACGTACATCCTGATAGCCGAGGTGGGCTACATGGTGGGCGGCGCGTGGCTGGGCAACCGCATCGGCATGACCGGCGCGGTGCTCCACGTGATAAACGACGCGGCCATGACCCTGACCATGTTCATGGCGGCCGGCTGCATGACCTACAAGATGGGCCGGCTGGACTTCACCCGGATGCAGGGCGCCTTCTCCCGCATGCCGTTCACCATGAGCGCTTTCGTGCTCGGAGCCATCGCCATGATCGGCGTGCCCCCCACCTGCGGCTTCTTCAGCAAGTGGTACCTCATCCTGGGCGCGCTGCAGGGCGGTCACATCGAGTTCGTGGTCGCGCTCATCCTCTCCAGCCTGATCAACGTCGTGCTCTTCTTCCGGATATTTGAAATCGGCTTTTTCCAACCCTGGCCCAGCGGCGCCGACAGCCACGGCCACCCGATCCGGCCGGCCATCGCCATGTCCGAGGCGCCGGCCTCCATGGTCGCGCCGCTCATGGTGTCGGCTGTCGGTCTCGTGGTTCTGGGGCTGTTGAACTCGAAACTCGTCGCCATCATCGAAACCGCGCTGCCCGCAAGCCTGCACTGA
- a CDS encoding cation:proton antiporter subunit C gives MVVDALSDIFAHKYNYLGFIILMMIGLWAMLAKINLAKKILGMSIFQSAIILFYISISVKRDATLPILEHHGGGEEHGAHAAADATHAAAGAVHNAVNATKEMVHGAVNATGDAMHSALDAASHAGINAADYINPLPHVLMLTAIVVSVATLGVALALAMKIYKEYNTLDEDVILEKIRQ, from the coding sequence ATGGTCGTCGATGCGCTATCAGACATCTTCGCCCACAAGTACAATTATCTGGGCTTCATTATTCTGATGATGATCGGCCTGTGGGCAATGCTCGCCAAGATCAATCTCGCCAAGAAGATCCTGGGCATGTCCATCTTCCAGAGCGCGATCATTCTCTTCTACATCTCCATATCTGTGAAGCGTGACGCCACCCTGCCTATCCTAGAGCACCACGGGGGCGGGGAAGAGCACGGCGCACACGCCGCGGCGGATGCGACCCATGCAGCGGCCGGCGCAGTGCACAACGCCGTGAATGCGACAAAGGAGATGGTGCACGGCGCTGTGAACGCCACCGGCGACGCCATGCACTCGGCGCTCGACGCAGCATCGCACGCCGGCATCAATGCGGCGGATTACATCAACCCGCTGCCTCACGTGCTCATGCTCACTGCCATTGTGGTCTCGGTGGCGACCCTGGGCGTGGCGCTGGCTTTGGCTATGAAGATCTACAAAGAATATAACACATTGGACGAGGACGTGATCCTCGAAAAGATTCGGCAATGA
- the mbhE gene encoding hydrogen gas-evolving membrane-bound hydrogenase subunit E, protein MKKVSLVLVLVFGLVLVYVLTDFPKWGDPSSPASSHLSPYYIEHSLEDTSVPNVVTALLADYRGFDTMFETAVVFTAAMACFFLLRVLVCYRTRDERLYRHLESGVVLRITGPKRLPPGSSFRRVESPRARFDVVTSKVSRILVPFIQLFALYVVAHGHHSPGGGFQGGVILGAAYILYAIAHDLQTACDRYLERVMFTMLAGGVLLYAGTGAACMALGGNFLDYSVLAPVFQLSPVASRSFGILVVEIGVAMTVMSTMILLYNFLVSMGRCEEGL, encoded by the coding sequence TTGAAGAAGGTTTCGCTTGTCCTCGTGCTGGTTTTCGGCCTCGTGCTGGTCTACGTGCTTACGGACTTCCCCAAGTGGGGCGATCCGAGCTCCCCGGCCTCCTCGCACCTGTCGCCGTACTACATCGAGCACTCTCTCGAAGACACCTCGGTGCCCAACGTGGTCACCGCGCTTCTGGCCGATTACCGCGGATTCGACACCATGTTCGAAACGGCGGTGGTCTTCACCGCGGCCATGGCCTGCTTCTTTCTGCTGCGCGTTCTGGTGTGCTACCGCACGCGTGACGAACGGCTCTACCGCCATCTCGAATCCGGCGTGGTCCTGCGCATAACCGGACCCAAGCGGCTGCCTCCGGGCTCCAGTTTCCGGCGGGTGGAGAGCCCTCGCGCGCGCTTCGACGTGGTCACGTCCAAGGTCTCGCGGATTCTCGTCCCCTTTATCCAACTGTTCGCGCTCTACGTGGTCGCCCATGGCCACCACAGCCCGGGCGGCGGCTTCCAGGGCGGCGTCATCCTCGGCGCGGCGTACATCCTCTACGCCATCGCCCATGACCTGCAGACCGCCTGCGACCGCTATCTGGAACGCGTCATGTTCACCATGCTCGCCGGCGGCGTTCTGCTCTACGCCGGCACCGGAGCCGCCTGCATGGCGCTTGGCGGAAACTTCCTGGACTACTCGGTCCTGGCGCCGGTCTTCCAGCTTTCACCCGTGGCCTCCCGATCCTTCGGCATCCTCGTGGTGGAGATCGGCGTGGCCATGACGGTCATGTCGACCATGATATTGCTCTACAACTTCCTGGTCTCCATGGGTCGTTGTGAGGAGGGTCTGTAA
- a CDS encoding Na(+)/H(+) antiporter subunit B, giving the protein MFWQIDNFVLTLVIISAIAAIQIKDMLGAAIFFGIYSFMMCVLWAVMGAVDVAFTEASVGAGVSTVLFIAAVFRTTRRTKD; this is encoded by the coding sequence ATGTTCTGGCAGATCGACAACTTCGTGCTCACGCTGGTGATCATCAGCGCAATAGCCGCGATCCAGATCAAGGACATGCTCGGCGCGGCCATATTCTTCGGCATCTACAGCTTCATGATGTGTGTGCTCTGGGCCGTGATGGGCGCGGTGGACGTCGCCTTCACCGAGGCGAGCGTCGGCGCCGGCGTTTCCACGGTGCTCTTCATCGCGGCGGTCTTCCGCACCACGAGGAGGACAAAGGATTGA
- the mnhG gene encoding monovalent cation/H(+) antiporter subunit G, which yields MILNIFVIVFMIVGLIFYFGGTIGILRFPDFYTRLHAAGKLDTLGALAMLFGLALYNLHGFDLDKLQVAFKIMLAVVFVFIASPTATHAILDAGLVGGLPPWRKHARSGMMSTASVKQSTREEAR from the coding sequence ATGATTCTCAACATCTTCGTCATCGTGTTCATGATAGTGGGACTCATCTTCTACTTCGGTGGCACGATCGGCATTCTCCGCTTCCCGGACTTCTACACGCGTCTGCACGCGGCCGGTAAGCTCGACACCCTGGGCGCCCTGGCCATGCTCTTCGGCCTGGCGCTGTACAACCTGCATGGCTTCGATCTGGACAAGCTCCAGGTGGCGTTCAAAATCATGCTCGCCGTGGTCTTCGTGTTCATCGCCTCGCCCACGGCCACGCACGCCATCCTGGACGCCGGTCTGGTGGGCGGCCTGCCGCCGTGGCGCAAGCATGCGCGCTCCGGCATGATGTCCACCGCCTCTGTGAAGCAATCCACACGCGAGGAGGCTCGTTAG
- a CDS encoding monovalent cation/H+ antiporter complex subunit F, whose amino-acid sequence METFLLYSGMALVLIMIMSMYRGIVGPTVLDRIISVNAVGSKTVVLLIIIGFLFGREDMFVDIALAYAMLNFIAVLAAAKYFYKRRGLQSEPGQNSLSSLSEEKERRA is encoded by the coding sequence ATGGAAACGTTCCTGCTTTACTCCGGCATGGCCCTCGTGCTGATCATGATCATGTCCATGTACCGGGGCATTGTCGGCCCCACGGTTCTCGACAGGATCATCAGCGTGAACGCAGTGGGCTCCAAGACCGTGGTCCTGCTGATCATCATCGGCTTCCTCTTCGGCCGCGAGGACATGTTCGTGGACATCGCCCTGGCGTACGCCATGCTCAACTTCATCGCGGTCCTCGCCGCAGCCAAATACTTCTACAAGCGCAGGGGCCTGCAAAGCGAACCGGGCCAAAACTCCCTGTCCAGTCTGTCCGAGGAGAAGGAGAGACGCGCATGA
- a CDS encoding Na+/H+ antiporter subunit E — MTFVLMMITWLVLSNMRDSFHLTLGVISSAIVAWFSSDMLFGTAPVDKNRNVAWYRFPLYIPWLLWEIVKANLWVLYLACHPRMRELIDPRIFHFKSRLKSRVAQVTFANSITLTPGTITVDVDWNGTFTVHALDEKLAAGLPGEMEDRVAHVFGED, encoded by the coding sequence ATGACTTTCGTACTGATGATGATCACGTGGCTCGTGCTATCCAACATGCGCGACTCGTTCCATCTCACCCTCGGAGTAATCTCCAGCGCCATCGTTGCTTGGTTCTCGTCGGACATGCTCTTCGGCACTGCGCCTGTCGACAAGAATCGCAACGTGGCCTGGTATCGCTTCCCGCTCTACATCCCGTGGCTGCTCTGGGAGATCGTCAAGGCCAACCTCTGGGTGCTGTACCTGGCCTGCCACCCGCGCATGCGGGAGCTGATCGATCCGCGCATTTTCCACTTCAAGAGCAGACTCAAGAGCCGCGTGGCGCAGGTCACCTTCGCCAACTCCATCACCCTGACGCCGGGCACCATCACCGTGGACGTGGACTGGAACGGCACGTTCACCGTGCACGCGCTGGACGAAAAGCTGGCCGCCGGCCTGCCGGGCGAGATGGAAGACCGCGTGGCCCACGTGTTCGGGGAGGACTAG
- a CDS encoding universal stress protein, with product MEKHLLLTISNDQEASYNLRFIRHFFEELCDVRLTLFYVVPRAPEWMLDARDLAPTRQAVAHMDKIKDSSGKRALEHARRWIVESGCRPDKVETKVVYSKHGTVREISKEAHVGLYDACVLGRRGVSWFGELIEDSVSHRILWGEIDFPVWICRRPETGLNRDILLCVDDTDSSMRMADHVGFMLEGMRRHRVTMFHVRTPDDATDPDTVFDQARSLMVEAGMDADLIGQEVAEARNPVTAILNKGKAGNYTAVATGRAAGAPGTMERLFPGSVSTGLLRRIDDFALWISK from the coding sequence ATGGAAAAGCATTTGCTGTTGACCATATCCAACGATCAGGAAGCCTCGTACAACCTGCGCTTCATCCGCCACTTCTTCGAGGAGTTGTGCGACGTGCGGCTGACCCTGTTCTACGTGGTGCCGCGCGCTCCGGAGTGGATGCTCGACGCCAGAGACCTCGCGCCCACGCGCCAGGCCGTGGCCCACATGGACAAGATCAAGGACTCCAGCGGCAAGCGCGCCCTGGAGCATGCCCGCAGGTGGATCGTGGAGAGTGGCTGCAGGCCGGACAAGGTGGAGACCAAGGTCGTGTACTCGAAGCACGGCACGGTGCGGGAGATCAGCAAAGAAGCGCACGTGGGGCTCTACGACGCCTGCGTGTTGGGCCGGCGCGGGGTGTCCTGGTTCGGCGAGCTCATCGAGGACAGCGTGAGCCACCGCATCCTGTGGGGAGAGATCGACTTTCCGGTATGGATATGCCGACGGCCGGAGACAGGACTGAACCGCGACATTCTGCTCTGCGTGGACGACACCGACTCCTCCATGCGCATGGCCGACCATGTGGGCTTCATGCTGGAGGGCATGCGCCGGCACAGGGTGACCATGTTCCACGTGCGCACGCCGGACGACGCGACCGATCCGGACACCGTGTTCGATCAGGCCAGGAGCCTGATGGTGGAGGCCGGCATGGACGCAGACCTCATCGGCCAGGAGGTGGCGGAAGCGCGCAACCCGGTGACCGCCATCCTGAACAAGGGAAAAGCAGGCAATTATACGGCCGTGGCCACGGGACGCGCCGCCGGAGCGCCCGGCACCATGGAGCGCCTTTTTCCGGGCTCCGTATCCACGGGGCTGCTGCGCCGAATCGATGACTTTGCGCTGTGGATCAGCAAGTAG
- a CDS encoding TrmH family RNA methyltransferase, with protein MARNPNLPPSERRLARIRYVLARRQKDLTLVLSNIHDPHNVSAIYRSCDAFGVHKVHLHYTDTAFPTLGRKSSGSARKWVETVRHKDRDALAAALREAGSYVIATGFSETARPLTDFDFTKPTAIIFGNEHDGVEDELKEIAHAEAYIPMMGMVQSLNVSVAAAVTLFEAWRQRNEAGMYDTPSFPPEELAALEAAWCKR; from the coding sequence ATGGCCAGAAATCCCAATCTTCCCCCTTCCGAACGACGGCTCGCGCGTATCCGCTACGTGCTTGCCCGGCGGCAGAAGGACCTCACCCTGGTCCTCTCCAATATCCACGACCCGCACAATGTGTCGGCCATCTACCGCAGCTGTGACGCCTTTGGCGTGCACAAGGTCCACCTGCACTACACGGACACCGCCTTCCCCACCCTGGGGCGCAAGTCCTCCGGGTCGGCGCGCAAGTGGGTGGAGACCGTGCGCCACAAGGACCGCGACGCCCTGGCAGCAGCCCTGCGCGAGGCAGGCTCCTATGTCATCGCCACTGGCTTTTCCGAGACTGCCCGGCCACTTACCGATTTTGACTTCACGAAGCCCACGGCCATCATCTTCGGCAACGAGCACGACGGCGTGGAGGACGAGCTCAAGGAGATCGCCCACGCCGAAGCGTATATTCCCATGATGGGCATGGTCCAGTCGCTCAATGTCTCCGTGGCCGCCGCCGTTACGCTGTTCGAGGCGTGGCGCCAGCGCAACGAGGCCGGCATGTACGATACGCCCAGCTTCCCGCCGGAGGAGCTCGCCGCCCTGGAAGCGGCGTGGTGCAAGCGCTGA
- a CDS encoding glycosyl transferase family 2, with product MDAPRYTVITPSRGNRPRALALAIDSVRAAADSAGVSVEILVGFDGVRGERVRDYPFLRYVDFPRVGYFGNYIRDAFINVAKGTRLLFVDDDNAVTPDAFAIWERHLDAELVIGRIDVSRAFPDVGVLPRPGDPEPSAIIRPGNVDPLCLCLSADLVFRAGGWRDQGGYESDFVNIHRYQRRADSIEIIDDLVGVYDAGAGLDAGGMNPRQQQRRAT from the coding sequence ATGGACGCGCCGCGCTACACCGTCATCACTCCCAGCCGGGGCAACAGGCCGCGCGCTTTGGCCCTGGCCATAGACAGCGTGCGCGCCGCGGCCGACTCGGCCGGCGTGTCCGTGGAGATTCTCGTGGGCTTCGACGGCGTGCGAGGCGAGCGCGTTCGCGACTACCCCTTCCTCCGCTACGTGGATTTCCCCCGCGTTGGCTACTTCGGCAACTACATCCGCGACGCTTTCATCAATGTAGCCAAAGGTACGCGTCTGCTCTTTGTGGATGACGACAACGCCGTCACGCCGGACGCCTTTGCCATCTGGGAGCGCCACCTGGACGCCGAGCTCGTCATCGGCCGCATCGACGTGTCCCGCGCTTTTCCGGACGTGGGCGTGCTGCCGCGTCCCGGCGACCCCGAGCCCTCCGCCATCATCCGGCCGGGCAACGTGGACCCGCTCTGCCTCTGCCTCTCCGCCGACCTCGTCTTCCGAGCCGGCGGCTGGCGCGACCAGGGCGGCTACGAGTCCGACTTCGTCAATATCCACCGTTATCAGCGCCGCGCCGACTCCATCGAAATCATCGACGACCTCGTTGGCGTCTACGACGCCGGCGCCGGCCTTGACGCCGGGGGCATGAACCCCCGACAGCAGCAACGGCGCGCTACATAA
- a CDS encoding glycosyltransferase family 2 protein — protein sequence MLPFPLKLASFAALDVTIPMWRLGVEGSLGQNLIHLASDHVAGDPNVLPFLVGMLDWSWQRAPLDVTLLGPYLSLDGAAFQLPPPARVTARALHKFMPGPESVDTEFWEDLYGMPEEELRAAVQKRSRETGAPAYCGIAFNRLLDAGAWDESRALLADFSGLPAPVRTRLEAEWAFHALPPAESRPYIEAVEPAIFGLWRAHCLARLTQTEGGADEAMAAYAALWREIPWHTNLALMLHDLLSPPPPPNADDREAAGRSAILLYSWNKADVLDTALSRLKETELCGARVIVLDNGATDATPQVLARHRDSWPGGRFQIETLPVNIGAPAARNWLLSMPELADVPAVAFLDDDALPEHDTWLATLMAALRQHPDVSAVGCHVTDHTPPYRCQAADFHLHPTEACGSQFADMEENIHPADNCLREREMGLFEYSRSCCHVTGCCHLIPRESLDAVGFFDIRFNPSQFDDLERDLRSCAAGRPAFYTGHVAVRHMQHSSMAQADDPAKSAHIHGNKIKLEGLFSKDSVKAIVHADQQAMRSDLLAKLGRLISTFGENR from the coding sequence ATGCTCCCGTTCCCCCTCAAACTCGCATCCTTTGCCGCGCTCGACGTCACCATTCCCATGTGGAGGCTGGGCGTGGAAGGATCCCTGGGCCAAAACCTCATCCACCTCGCCTCGGACCATGTCGCCGGCGATCCGAACGTCCTCCCTTTCCTCGTGGGCATGCTGGACTGGTCGTGGCAACGGGCTCCTTTGGACGTCACGCTGCTCGGCCCCTACCTGTCGCTGGACGGCGCCGCATTCCAGCTGCCGCCGCCTGCCCGCGTCACAGCCCGTGCCCTGCACAAGTTCATGCCCGGTCCCGAGTCTGTGGACACCGAGTTCTGGGAAGATCTGTACGGCATGCCGGAAGAGGAGCTGCGTGCCGCCGTCCAGAAACGCTCCAGGGAGACTGGAGCGCCGGCCTACTGCGGCATCGCCTTTAACAGATTATTAGACGCCGGAGCCTGGGACGAATCCCGCGCCCTGCTCGCCGACTTCTCCGGCCTGCCCGCGCCGGTGCGTACCCGGCTGGAGGCGGAGTGGGCCTTCCATGCCCTGCCCCCGGCCGAGTCCCGGCCATACATCGAGGCTGTGGAGCCCGCCATATTCGGCCTGTGGCGCGCCCATTGCCTGGCCCGGCTTACGCAGACCGAAGGCGGCGCCGACGAGGCCATGGCCGCCTACGCCGCCCTGTGGCGCGAGATACCGTGGCACACCAACCTCGCGCTCATGCTCCACGACCTGCTCTCCCCACCGCCGCCGCCAAACGCGGACGACCGCGAGGCCGCCGGCCGCAGTGCCATTCTGCTCTATTCCTGGAACAAGGCCGACGTGCTGGACACAGCCCTCTCCCGGCTCAAGGAGACCGAGCTCTGCGGCGCACGCGTCATCGTGTTGGACAACGGCGCCACCGACGCCACGCCCCAGGTGCTGGCCCGGCACCGCGACTCCTGGCCCGGCGGCCGCTTTCAAATAGAAACCCTGCCCGTGAACATCGGCGCGCCGGCCGCCCGCAACTGGCTACTCTCCATGCCAGAGCTCGCCGACGTTCCGGCCGTGGCTTTCCTGGACGACGATGCCCTGCCGGAGCACGATACCTGGCTGGCCACGCTCATGGCGGCCCTGCGACAGCACCCGGACGTGAGCGCCGTGGGCTGTCACGTGACCGATCACACGCCGCCCTATCGCTGCCAGGCCGCGGACTTCCACCTCCACCCCACGGAGGCCTGCGGCTCGCAGTTCGCCGACATGGAGGAGAATATCCACCCGGCCGACAACTGCCTGCGCGAGAGGGAGATGGGCCTGTTCGAGTACTCCCGCTCCTGCTGCCACGTCACGGGCTGCTGCCACCTCATCCCGCGCGAAAGCCTCGACGCCGTGGGCTTCTTCGACATCCGCTTCAACCCCAGCCAGTTCGACGACCTCGAACGCGACCTGCGGTCCTGCGCCGCCGGCCGCCCGGCCTTCTACACCGGCCACGTCGCCGTCCGGCACATGCAGCACTCCAGCATGGCCCAGGCCGACGACCCGGCCAAAAGCGCCCACATCCACGGCAACAAGATCAAGCTCGAAGGCCTGTTCTCCAAAGATAGCGTCAAAGCCATTGTCCATGCCGACCAGCAGGCCATGCGCAGCGACCTCCTCGCCAAGCTCGGCCGCCTCATCAGCACGTTTGGTGAGAATCGCTGA
- a CDS encoding glycosyltransferase, which produces MDSSTNQSIFHRPELLPEPLRRNLLTGTDGRFQLLGLAQEALQSGDEKLVVLGVDFLLAAFEHDPLDGAIAGQILQVVENSPLVSDGVKNLLRASTTAAGEAPDTTYLNRLKLAGDLDAVRAYIEEQLADQGGVVWLKEAVGLGAYRGEWEWVRGVVAGYQGPAPAWAMAKLRGDLAFLAGDYGDAAEAYAASLNEVETALVFARLGETLRQMGKKDEAHTAWARSMTMRPWQVNLLLRLHDSILDDAGSSKKLDGGVAVLLYTYNKAADLDATLTALAESDAVAKGSGADSCIIHVLDNGSTDATAEVLAKWGETLGERFGFTRLPVNIGAPAARNWLLGLDVVQACRYVAFLDDDAHLPPAWLDALAAAVERYPEAGVWGCKVVDAANPTVLQSVDLHLSDPPPKGAQADPEALDYQRRFKVSNLQHQDLDFGQFDYCRPCHSVTGCCHLFLRERLEAAGPFDIRFSPTQYDDLEHDLRLCDAEKFPVYQGLLRVDHAKTSGRESRNDPRATAGAMANLYKLQMLYSKDQLTAMRARLTETLAQDLTAKRDALVQAGVLEG; this is translated from the coding sequence GTGGATTCCTCGACCAATCAATCCATATTCCACAGGCCGGAGCTGCTGCCGGAACCCCTGCGGCGGAACCTGCTGACAGGCACGGACGGCCGCTTTCAACTGCTGGGGCTGGCGCAGGAGGCGCTGCAGTCCGGGGACGAGAAGCTCGTGGTGCTCGGAGTGGACTTCCTGCTCGCCGCATTCGAGCACGACCCGCTGGATGGCGCCATTGCCGGGCAGATTCTGCAGGTGGTGGAGAACTCGCCCCTGGTGAGCGACGGCGTGAAGAACCTCCTGCGGGCATCCACCACGGCGGCCGGGGAGGCACCGGATACGACCTACCTGAACCGGCTGAAGCTGGCCGGGGACCTGGACGCCGTGCGCGCGTACATCGAGGAGCAGCTTGCCGATCAGGGCGGCGTTGTTTGGCTGAAGGAGGCCGTGGGGCTGGGTGCGTACCGCGGCGAGTGGGAGTGGGTGCGCGGCGTGGTCGCCGGATACCAGGGGCCGGCCCCTGCCTGGGCCATGGCCAAGCTGCGCGGTGACCTCGCCTTTCTGGCCGGGGATTATGGCGACGCGGCCGAGGCGTACGCCGCCTCCCTGAACGAGGTGGAGACGGCTCTGGTCTTTGCGCGGCTGGGCGAGACCCTGCGCCAAATGGGCAAGAAGGACGAAGCGCATACGGCCTGGGCGCGGTCCATGACCATGCGGCCGTGGCAGGTGAACCTCCTTCTGCGGCTGCACGACAGCATTCTGGATGACGCCGGATCGTCCAAAAAGCTGGACGGCGGCGTGGCCGTTCTGCTGTATACATACAATAAGGCCGCGGATCTGGACGCGACGTTGACGGCCCTGGCAGAGAGCGACGCCGTGGCCAAGGGCTCGGGCGCGGACTCGTGCATCATTCACGTTCTGGACAACGGCTCCACCGATGCCACGGCCGAGGTGCTGGCCAAATGGGGCGAGACCCTGGGCGAGCGGTTCGGCTTCACCCGGTTGCCGGTGAACATCGGCGCGCCGGCCGCGCGCAACTGGCTGCTGGGCCTGGATGTTGTGCAGGCGTGCCGGTACGTGGCGTTTCTTGACGACGATGCGCATCTGCCGCCAGCGTGGCTGGACGCGCTGGCCGCTGCCGTGGAGCGTTACCCCGAGGCCGGGGTGTGGGGCTGCAAGGTAGTGGACGCGGCCAACCCGACAGTGCTGCAGAGCGTGGACCTGCACCTCTCCGATCCGCCGCCCAAGGGCGCGCAGGCCGACCCGGAAGCGCTGGACTACCAACGCCGCTTCAAGGTCTCCAACCTCCAGCACCAGGACCTGGACTTCGGGCAGTTCGACTACTGCCGGCCCTGCCACTCCGTGACCGGCTGCTGCCACCTCTTCCTGCGTGAACGGCTGGAGGCGGCCGGCCCGTTCGACATCCGCTTCTCGCCCACGCAGTATGACGACCTGGAGCACGACCTGCGGTTGTGCGACGCCGAAAAGTTCCCGGTATACCAGGGCTTGCTGCGGGTGGACCACGCCAAGACCAGCGGCCGCGAAAGCCGCAACGACCCCCGCGCCACGGCCGGGGCCATGGCCAACCTCTACAAGCTGCAGATGCTCTACAGCAAGGACCAGCTCACGGCCATGCGCGCCAGGCTGACCGAGACCCTGGCCCAGGACCTGACAGCCAAACGCGACGCCCTGGTGCAGGCCGGCGTGCTGGAAGGATAA
- a CDS encoding DUF2250 domain-containing protein, with the protein MAKPNAIQTKIVYYLQMVGPAYVKKLAEVLGLEESQWDEVRAAIKALETASLVERVPGTFVTYQTPEGGTVTKHMNHTYYRPTKKGKRFARGLDHAPDVALTPVYKRASK; encoded by the coding sequence ATGGCCAAGCCCAACGCAATACAAACCAAGATCGTCTACTATCTCCAGATGGTGGGGCCGGCGTACGTGAAAAAGCTGGCCGAGGTGCTGGGGCTGGAGGAGTCGCAGTGGGACGAGGTGCGCGCCGCGATCAAGGCGCTGGAGACCGCAAGCCTGGTGGAGCGCGTGCCCGGAACCTTCGTCACCTACCAGACCCCGGAGGGCGGCACCGTGACCAAGCATATGAACCACACCTACTACCGGCCCACAAAAAAGGGAAAGCGCTTCGCTCGCGGCCTGGACCACGCGCCGGACGTGGCGCTCACGCCGGTCTATAAACGCGCATCCAAGTAG